One stretch of Danio rerio strain Tuebingen ecotype United States chromosome 6, GRCz12tu, whole genome shotgun sequence DNA includes these proteins:
- the rgsl1 gene encoding regulator of G-protein signaling protein-like isoform X25, whose translation MKMGLEILLNDEVFVDFFNTYLSLPVFGQTPLYMMNQNKWLMWPNVPFTQVNTGEFLKWLEMHRMVFFRRTELYHFFLLCTEILDFVSCKSTVDLKWTPADQWLVRKCLGSVRGIQRLRSFLKSSDEEELLLFCVRASMILRIKEEETEEAFQTLNRQALHTAIRRYDVTALLSRDCPLISQKRVLAEMRTSALNQLQSYWLPHFLHCCKSSMWRIPECRPVVEKYISICSPSSRSPSSTERKQKDPDFTVHPARSYDSKRSKRHLWSSQHKPKNTHQSKSICLWLPPSAQTNLQCSNVAHPPEETKNKAAIESDDDANIHHTCIQTPACQIPFCVDINSPPSDIQFLQPALSAEGLSGGPFRYFLGARELLEERLMLDLLEDLDFFLLLLLKAQGEDPVCALRQTAARRITETYLKENKPRFIRHLDAEIRQNLSSLLPSSAALPWIYKAKYHLCKELREVYNSFLDADDEALLSLLSSDGNGLEDSVPLLFSSFGTETDALLAQTEALMLCEGCCARLDPADLNHDSWTLVALQDPHRGGSLLHKYNTTDAPEEPKPASMTDTTQPAQDPPKSKTTVPEVQIKTYKKDNIFNEKPTTKPRSFEEVITSHTYFNHFLQFLQTQGADGALLFIQDAEALRSIEHKRQKAKICLIVDKYFRRDDPADYLQCSADIITRVSQMDKVFPELIYTIQHLVAKSLEATWFRLYQDTFSVCPHASESDEDIKGPLLMGKLKANAWEVFISFIRSVIKFQSGMVNREIRAEFEDYLVQNYEHYSTPYVVRSKANHSSELSTDGEKYKPKIRCIMDKLVTVDFLVNDLCFYLECERFRRMADAGDKMVSEGLYSESDYAMLHHKAELIINIFLTSQISPKLLINSSEAQKEVVLQRFASGKVDRTLFYQPVVDLFPVLIFCWRKFCCLKVMRHLYPSKALMMVKSLRPLNLQQEFQIIRSTEGSAGEE comes from the exons ATGAAGATGGGACTCGAGATTCTCCTGAACGATGAAGTGTTTGTGGATTTCTTCAATACATATTTAAGTCTTCCA GTGTTTGGTCAAACTCCGCTCTACATGATGAACCAAAACAAGTGGTTAATGTGGCCCAATGTGCCCTTCACTCAG GTGAACACTGGAGAGTTTCTGAAATGGTTAGAGATGCATCGGATGGTTTTCTTCAGACGAACTGAGCTCTATCACTTTTTCCTTCTCTGTACAGAGATCCTTgactttgtgtcctgtaaatcCACAG TGGATTTGAAATGGACTCCAGCAGATCAGTGGCTTGTGAGGAAATGTCTGGGCAGTGTGAGGGGAATCCAGAGACTTCGCTCATTTCTCAAGAGCTCTGATG AAGAGGAGCTTCTTCTGTTCTGCGTGAGAGCATCCATGATCTTGAGGATAAAGGAAGAAGAAACTGAAGAAGCGTTTCAGACATTGAATCGTCAAGCACTTCACACAGCGATCAGACGGT aTGACGTGACTGCTCTCCTATCGAGAGACTGTCCTCTGATTTCCCAGAAGAGAGTTTTGGCAGAGATGAGAACGAGCGCTTTGAATCAGCTCCAGTCCTATTGGCTTCCTCACTTCTTACACTGCTGTAAATCCAGCATGTGGCGAATACCCGAATGTCGACCTGTTGTAGAAAAATACATCTCCATTTGCTCCCCATCATCTCGATCACCTTCCTCAACAGAGCGCAAACAGAAAGACCCAGATTTTACAGTCCATCCAGCGAGATCCTACGACAGCAAGCGCAGCAAACGACATCTGTGGAGTTCACAACACAAACCCAAAAACACACACCAGTCTAAAAGCATCTGTTTATGGCTTCCACCATCCGCTCAGACTAATTTACAGTGTTCAAATGTGGCACATCCTCCAGAGGAGactaaaaacaaagcagctaTAGAGAGTGATGATGATGCTAATATTCATCACACATGCATCCAGACTCCAGCTTGTCAGATTCCCTTTTGTGTTGATATTAATTCACCTCCGTCAGATATCCAGTTTCTCCAGCCGGCTCTATCCGCCGAGGGTCTTTCCGGAGGGCCCTTTAGGTATTTCCTGGGAGCCCGGGAGCTGCTGGAGGAACGGCTGATGCTGGATTTGTTGGAAGATCTggatttctttcttctgctgcttCTGAAAGCACAGGGTGAAGATCCAGTCTGTGCACTAAGACAGACAGCAGCTCGGCGGATCACAGAGACGTACCTGAAGGAAAACAAGCCACGCTTTATTAGACATCTGGATGCAGAGATTAGACAAAATCTGTCCTCGCTTCTGCCCTCCAGTGCAGCTCTGCCGTGGATTTACAAGGCCAAATATCACTTATGCAAG GAGCTCCGGGAGGTTTATAACTCATTTTTAGATGCAGATGATGAAGCTCTGCTGTCTCTGCTG AGTTCAGACGGCAATGGGCTTGAAGACTCTGTGCCGCTGCTGTTTTCTAGTTTCGGGACTGAAACAGATGCTCTGTTGGCTCAGACCGAGGCGCTAATGTTGTGTGAAGGATGCTGCGCTCGTCTCGATCCTGCAGATCTGAATCACGACAGCTGGACTTTAGTGGCTCTTCAGGATCCGCACAGAGGAGGATCACTTCTGCACAAGTACAACACAACCG ACGCACCCGAGGAGCCCAAACCCGCATCAATGACTGACACAACACAACCGGCTCAGG ATCCTCCCAAATCTAAAACCACAGTTCCCGAGGTCCAGATCAAAACATATAAGAAGGacaacatttttaatgaaaagcCAACCACAAAACCCAG GTCGTTTGAAGAGGTCATAACATCGCATACGTACTTCAATCACTTCCTGCAGTTTCTGCAGACTCAAGGTGCAGACGGAGCCCTGCTCTTTATCCAGGATGCAGAAGCTTTGCGCAGCATCGAACACAAGCGGCAGAAGGCCAAAATATGCCTCATTGTTGACAAATACTTCCGCAGAGATGATCCTG CTGATTACCTGCAGTGCAGCGCTGACATCATCACCAGAGTCAGTCAGATGGACAAAGTTTTTCCAGAGCTCATCTACACCATCCAGCATCTGGTTGCCAAATCCCTGGAGGCCACATG GTTCAGACTGTATCAGGACACATTTTCTGTTTGTCCACATGCTTCTGAATCTGATGAGGACATTAAAGGACCTCTGCTGATGGGAAAACTG AAAGCAAACGCATGGGAGGTTTTCATAAGCTTCATTCGCAGTGTGATCAAGTTTCAGTCCGGCATGGTGAATCGTGAGATCAGAGCTGAGTTTGAAGACTATCTGGTACAAAACTACGAGCACTACTCAACAC CTTATGTGGTAAGATCCAAAGCCAATCATAGCTCCGAATTAAGCACTGATGGAGAAAAGTACAAACCCAAGATACGGTGCATCATGGACAAACTGGTGACAGTGGACTTTCTGGTCAATGACCTGTGTTTTTATCTGGAGTGTGAGAG ATTCAGGCGTATGGCAGACGCTGGCGATAAGATGGTATCAGAGGGTTTGTATAGCGAGAGCGATTATGCCATGCTTCATCATAAAGCTGAGCTGATCATCAACATATTTCTGACCTCACAGATTTCACCAAAACTCCTG ataaacagcagtgagGCCCAAAAAGAAGTCGTCCTGCAGCGTTTTGCCTCTGGAAAAGTGGACCGAACGCTCTTCTATCAGCCAGTAGTGGACTTGTTTCCagttctcatcttctgttggAGAAA GTTTTGCTGTCTGAAGGTGATGCGGCATCTTTACCCCAGTAAAGCACTGATGATGGTAAAATCACTGCGCCCCTTAAACCTCCAGCAGGAGTTCCAGATCATCAGATCCACAGAAG
- the rgsl1 gene encoding regulator of G-protein signaling protein-like isoform X26, translating to MKMGLEILLNDEVFVDFFNTYLSLPVFGQTPLYMMNQNKWLMWPNVPFTQVNTGEFLKWLEMHRMVFFRRTELYHFFLLCTEILDFVSCKSTEEELLLFCVRASMILRIKEEETEEAFQTLNRQALHTAIRRYDVTALLSRDCPLISQKRVLAEMRTSALNQLQSYWLPHFLHCCKSSMWRIPECRPVVEKYISICSPSSRSPSSTERKQKDPDFTVHPARSYDSKRSKRHLWSSQHKPKNTHQSKSICLWLPPSAQTNLQCSNVAHPPEETKNKAAIESDDDANIHHTCIQTPACQIPFCVDINSPPSDIQFLQPALSAEGLSGGPFRYFLGARELLEERLMLDLLEDLDFFLLLLLKAQGEDPVCALRQTAARRITETYLKENKPRFIRHLDAEIRQNLSSLLPSSAALPWIYKAKYHLCKELREVYNSFLDADDEALLSLLSSDGNGLEDSVPLLFSSFGTETDALLAQTEALMLCEGCCARLDPADLNHDSWTLVALQDPHRGGSLLHKYNTTADAPEEPKPASMTDTTQPAQDPPKSKTTVPEVQIKTYKKDNIFNEKPTTKPRSFEEVITSHTYFNHFLQFLQTQGADGALLFIQDAEALRSIEHKRQKAKICLIVDKYFRRDDPADYLQCSADIITRVSQMDKVFPELIYTIQHLVAKSLEATWFRLYQDTFSVCPHASESDEDIKGPLLMGKLKANAWEVFISFIRSVIKFQSGMVNREIRAEFEDYLVQNYEHYSTPYVVRSKANHSSELSTDGEKYKPKIRCIMDKLVTVDFLVNDLCFYLECERFRRMADAGDKMVSEGLYSESDYAMLHHKAELIINIFLTSQISPKLLINSSEAQKEVVLQRFASGKVDRTLFYQPVVDLFPVLIFCWRKFCCLKVMRHLYPSKALMMVKSLRPLNLQQEFQIIRSTEVKEATLRFSSQHGLVLLLPQAN from the exons ATGAAGATGGGACTCGAGATTCTCCTGAACGATGAAGTGTTTGTGGATTTCTTCAATACATATTTAAGTCTTCCA GTGTTTGGTCAAACTCCGCTCTACATGATGAACCAAAACAAGTGGTTAATGTGGCCCAATGTGCCCTTCACTCAG GTGAACACTGGAGAGTTTCTGAAATGGTTAGAGATGCATCGGATGGTTTTCTTCAGACGAACTGAGCTCTATCACTTTTTCCTTCTCTGTACAGAGATCCTTgactttgtgtcctgtaaatcCACAG AAGAGGAGCTTCTTCTGTTCTGCGTGAGAGCATCCATGATCTTGAGGATAAAGGAAGAAGAAACTGAAGAAGCGTTTCAGACATTGAATCGTCAAGCACTTCACACAGCGATCAGACGGT aTGACGTGACTGCTCTCCTATCGAGAGACTGTCCTCTGATTTCCCAGAAGAGAGTTTTGGCAGAGATGAGAACGAGCGCTTTGAATCAGCTCCAGTCCTATTGGCTTCCTCACTTCTTACACTGCTGTAAATCCAGCATGTGGCGAATACCCGAATGTCGACCTGTTGTAGAAAAATACATCTCCATTTGCTCCCCATCATCTCGATCACCTTCCTCAACAGAGCGCAAACAGAAAGACCCAGATTTTACAGTCCATCCAGCGAGATCCTACGACAGCAAGCGCAGCAAACGACATCTGTGGAGTTCACAACACAAACCCAAAAACACACACCAGTCTAAAAGCATCTGTTTATGGCTTCCACCATCCGCTCAGACTAATTTACAGTGTTCAAATGTGGCACATCCTCCAGAGGAGactaaaaacaaagcagctaTAGAGAGTGATGATGATGCTAATATTCATCACACATGCATCCAGACTCCAGCTTGTCAGATTCCCTTTTGTGTTGATATTAATTCACCTCCGTCAGATATCCAGTTTCTCCAGCCGGCTCTATCCGCCGAGGGTCTTTCCGGAGGGCCCTTTAGGTATTTCCTGGGAGCCCGGGAGCTGCTGGAGGAACGGCTGATGCTGGATTTGTTGGAAGATCTggatttctttcttctgctgcttCTGAAAGCACAGGGTGAAGATCCAGTCTGTGCACTAAGACAGACAGCAGCTCGGCGGATCACAGAGACGTACCTGAAGGAAAACAAGCCACGCTTTATTAGACATCTGGATGCAGAGATTAGACAAAATCTGTCCTCGCTTCTGCCCTCCAGTGCAGCTCTGCCGTGGATTTACAAGGCCAAATATCACTTATGCAAG GAGCTCCGGGAGGTTTATAACTCATTTTTAGATGCAGATGATGAAGCTCTGCTGTCTCTGCTG AGTTCAGACGGCAATGGGCTTGAAGACTCTGTGCCGCTGCTGTTTTCTAGTTTCGGGACTGAAACAGATGCTCTGTTGGCTCAGACCGAGGCGCTAATGTTGTGTGAAGGATGCTGCGCTCGTCTCGATCCTGCAGATCTGAATCACGACAGCTGGACTTTAGTGGCTCTTCAGGATCCGCACAGAGGAGGATCACTTCTGCACAAGTACAACACAACCG CAGACGCACCCGAGGAGCCCAAACCCGCATCAATGACTGACACAACACAACCGGCTCAGG ATCCTCCCAAATCTAAAACCACAGTTCCCGAGGTCCAGATCAAAACATATAAGAAGGacaacatttttaatgaaaagcCAACCACAAAACCCAG GTCGTTTGAAGAGGTCATAACATCGCATACGTACTTCAATCACTTCCTGCAGTTTCTGCAGACTCAAGGTGCAGACGGAGCCCTGCTCTTTATCCAGGATGCAGAAGCTTTGCGCAGCATCGAACACAAGCGGCAGAAGGCCAAAATATGCCTCATTGTTGACAAATACTTCCGCAGAGATGATCCTG CTGATTACCTGCAGTGCAGCGCTGACATCATCACCAGAGTCAGTCAGATGGACAAAGTTTTTCCAGAGCTCATCTACACCATCCAGCATCTGGTTGCCAAATCCCTGGAGGCCACATG GTTCAGACTGTATCAGGACACATTTTCTGTTTGTCCACATGCTTCTGAATCTGATGAGGACATTAAAGGACCTCTGCTGATGGGAAAACTG AAAGCAAACGCATGGGAGGTTTTCATAAGCTTCATTCGCAGTGTGATCAAGTTTCAGTCCGGCATGGTGAATCGTGAGATCAGAGCTGAGTTTGAAGACTATCTGGTACAAAACTACGAGCACTACTCAACAC CTTATGTGGTAAGATCCAAAGCCAATCATAGCTCCGAATTAAGCACTGATGGAGAAAAGTACAAACCCAAGATACGGTGCATCATGGACAAACTGGTGACAGTGGACTTTCTGGTCAATGACCTGTGTTTTTATCTGGAGTGTGAGAG ATTCAGGCGTATGGCAGACGCTGGCGATAAGATGGTATCAGAGGGTTTGTATAGCGAGAGCGATTATGCCATGCTTCATCATAAAGCTGAGCTGATCATCAACATATTTCTGACCTCACAGATTTCACCAAAACTCCTG ataaacagcagtgagGCCCAAAAAGAAGTCGTCCTGCAGCGTTTTGCCTCTGGAAAAGTGGACCGAACGCTCTTCTATCAGCCAGTAGTGGACTTGTTTCCagttctcatcttctgttggAGAAA GTTTTGCTGTCTGAAGGTGATGCGGCATCTTTACCCCAGTAAAGCACTGATGATGGTAAAATCACTGCGCCCCTTAAACCTCCAGCAGGAGTTCCAGATCATCAGATCCACAGAAG TTAAGGAAGCCACGCTGCGTTTCTCCAGCCAACACGGCCTGGTTCTGCTGCTCCCGCAAGCAAACTAA
- the rgsl1 gene encoding regulator of G-protein signaling protein-like isoform X10 — translation MKMGLEILLNDEVFVDFFNTYLSLPVFGQTPLYMMNQNKWLMWPNVPFTQVNTGEFLKWLEMHRMVFFRRTELYHFFLLCTEILDFVSCKSTVDLKWTPADQWLVRKCLGSVRGIQRLRSFLKSSDAEEELLLFCVRASMILRIKEEETEEAFQTLNRQALHTAIRRYDVTALLSRDCPLISQKRVLAEMRTSALNQLQSYWLPHFLHCCKSSMWRIPECRPVVEKYISICSPSSRSPSSTERKQKDPDFTVHPARSYDSKRSKRHLWSSQHKPKNTHQSKSICLWLPPSAQTNLQCSNVAHPPEETKNKAAIESDDDANIHHTCIQTPACQIPFCVDINSPPSDIQFLQPALSAEGLSGGPFRYFLGARELLEERLMLDLLEDLDFFLLLLLKAQGEDPVCALRQTAARRITETYLKENKPRFIRHLDAEIRQNLSSLLPSSAALPWIYKAKYHLCKELREVYNSFLDADDEALLSLLSSDGNGLEDSVPLLFSSFGTETDALLAQTEALMLCEGCCARLDPADLNHDSWTLVALQDPHRGGSLLHKYNTTADAPEEPKPASMTDTTQPAQDPPKSKTTVPEVQIKTYKKDNIFNEKPTTKPRSFEEVITSHTYFNHFLQFLQTQGADGALLFIQDAEALRSIEHKRQKAKICLIVDKYFRRDDPADYLQCSADIITRVSQMDKVFPELIYTIQHLVAKSLEATCAWLDTLQNAIQLPKSIKKQEKNVEKTSMFRLYQDTFSVCPHASESDEDIKGPLLMGKLKANAWEVFISFIRSVIKFQSGMVNREIRAEFEDYLVQNYEHYSTPYVVRSKANHSSELSTDGEKYKPKIRCIMDKLVTVDFLVNDLCFYLECERFRRMADAGDKMVSEGLYSESDYAMLHHKAELIINIFLTSQISPKLLINSSEAQKEVVLQRFASGKVDRTLFYQPVVDLFPVLIFCWRKFCCLKVMRHLYPSKALMMVKSLRPLNLQQEFQIIRSTEVKEATLRFSSQHGLVLLLPQAN, via the exons ATGAAGATGGGACTCGAGATTCTCCTGAACGATGAAGTGTTTGTGGATTTCTTCAATACATATTTAAGTCTTCCA GTGTTTGGTCAAACTCCGCTCTACATGATGAACCAAAACAAGTGGTTAATGTGGCCCAATGTGCCCTTCACTCAG GTGAACACTGGAGAGTTTCTGAAATGGTTAGAGATGCATCGGATGGTTTTCTTCAGACGAACTGAGCTCTATCACTTTTTCCTTCTCTGTACAGAGATCCTTgactttgtgtcctgtaaatcCACAG TGGATTTGAAATGGACTCCAGCAGATCAGTGGCTTGTGAGGAAATGTCTGGGCAGTGTGAGGGGAATCCAGAGACTTCGCTCATTTCTCAAGAGCTCTGATG CAGAAGAGGAGCTTCTTCTGTTCTGCGTGAGAGCATCCATGATCTTGAGGATAAAGGAAGAAGAAACTGAAGAAGCGTTTCAGACATTGAATCGTCAAGCACTTCACACAGCGATCAGACGGT aTGACGTGACTGCTCTCCTATCGAGAGACTGTCCTCTGATTTCCCAGAAGAGAGTTTTGGCAGAGATGAGAACGAGCGCTTTGAATCAGCTCCAGTCCTATTGGCTTCCTCACTTCTTACACTGCTGTAAATCCAGCATGTGGCGAATACCCGAATGTCGACCTGTTGTAGAAAAATACATCTCCATTTGCTCCCCATCATCTCGATCACCTTCCTCAACAGAGCGCAAACAGAAAGACCCAGATTTTACAGTCCATCCAGCGAGATCCTACGACAGCAAGCGCAGCAAACGACATCTGTGGAGTTCACAACACAAACCCAAAAACACACACCAGTCTAAAAGCATCTGTTTATGGCTTCCACCATCCGCTCAGACTAATTTACAGTGTTCAAATGTGGCACATCCTCCAGAGGAGactaaaaacaaagcagctaTAGAGAGTGATGATGATGCTAATATTCATCACACATGCATCCAGACTCCAGCTTGTCAGATTCCCTTTTGTGTTGATATTAATTCACCTCCGTCAGATATCCAGTTTCTCCAGCCGGCTCTATCCGCCGAGGGTCTTTCCGGAGGGCCCTTTAGGTATTTCCTGGGAGCCCGGGAGCTGCTGGAGGAACGGCTGATGCTGGATTTGTTGGAAGATCTggatttctttcttctgctgcttCTGAAAGCACAGGGTGAAGATCCAGTCTGTGCACTAAGACAGACAGCAGCTCGGCGGATCACAGAGACGTACCTGAAGGAAAACAAGCCACGCTTTATTAGACATCTGGATGCAGAGATTAGACAAAATCTGTCCTCGCTTCTGCCCTCCAGTGCAGCTCTGCCGTGGATTTACAAGGCCAAATATCACTTATGCAAG GAGCTCCGGGAGGTTTATAACTCATTTTTAGATGCAGATGATGAAGCTCTGCTGTCTCTGCTG AGTTCAGACGGCAATGGGCTTGAAGACTCTGTGCCGCTGCTGTTTTCTAGTTTCGGGACTGAAACAGATGCTCTGTTGGCTCAGACCGAGGCGCTAATGTTGTGTGAAGGATGCTGCGCTCGTCTCGATCCTGCAGATCTGAATCACGACAGCTGGACTTTAGTGGCTCTTCAGGATCCGCACAGAGGAGGATCACTTCTGCACAAGTACAACACAACCG CAGACGCACCCGAGGAGCCCAAACCCGCATCAATGACTGACACAACACAACCGGCTCAGG ATCCTCCCAAATCTAAAACCACAGTTCCCGAGGTCCAGATCAAAACATATAAGAAGGacaacatttttaatgaaaagcCAACCACAAAACCCAG GTCGTTTGAAGAGGTCATAACATCGCATACGTACTTCAATCACTTCCTGCAGTTTCTGCAGACTCAAGGTGCAGACGGAGCCCTGCTCTTTATCCAGGATGCAGAAGCTTTGCGCAGCATCGAACACAAGCGGCAGAAGGCCAAAATATGCCTCATTGTTGACAAATACTTCCGCAGAGATGATCCTG CTGATTACCTGCAGTGCAGCGCTGACATCATCACCAGAGTCAGTCAGATGGACAAAGTTTTTCCAGAGCTCATCTACACCATCCAGCATCTGGTTGCCAAATCCCTGGAGGCCACATG TGCATGGCTGGATACGCTTCAGAATGCCATACAACTGCCAAAGTCCATTAAAAAGCAggagaaaaatgtggaaaaaacatCTAT GTTCAGACTGTATCAGGACACATTTTCTGTTTGTCCACATGCTTCTGAATCTGATGAGGACATTAAAGGACCTCTGCTGATGGGAAAACTG AAAGCAAACGCATGGGAGGTTTTCATAAGCTTCATTCGCAGTGTGATCAAGTTTCAGTCCGGCATGGTGAATCGTGAGATCAGAGCTGAGTTTGAAGACTATCTGGTACAAAACTACGAGCACTACTCAACAC CTTATGTGGTAAGATCCAAAGCCAATCATAGCTCCGAATTAAGCACTGATGGAGAAAAGTACAAACCCAAGATACGGTGCATCATGGACAAACTGGTGACAGTGGACTTTCTGGTCAATGACCTGTGTTTTTATCTGGAGTGTGAGAG ATTCAGGCGTATGGCAGACGCTGGCGATAAGATGGTATCAGAGGGTTTGTATAGCGAGAGCGATTATGCCATGCTTCATCATAAAGCTGAGCTGATCATCAACATATTTCTGACCTCACAGATTTCACCAAAACTCCTG ataaacagcagtgagGCCCAAAAAGAAGTCGTCCTGCAGCGTTTTGCCTCTGGAAAAGTGGACCGAACGCTCTTCTATCAGCCAGTAGTGGACTTGTTTCCagttctcatcttctgttggAGAAA GTTTTGCTGTCTGAAGGTGATGCGGCATCTTTACCCCAGTAAAGCACTGATGATGGTAAAATCACTGCGCCCCTTAAACCTCCAGCAGGAGTTCCAGATCATCAGATCCACAGAAG TTAAGGAAGCCACGCTGCGTTTCTCCAGCCAACACGGCCTGGTTCTGCTGCTCCCGCAAGCAAACTAA